The Candidatus Stygibacter australis genome contains the following window.
CTCAATATACGCCTAATACGCCTTCTAAGCCTAATTTGTTCGCTACGCTCTGAAGTGAGCCGTGAACATAGTGAATGATCAATCTGGAAAGATTGATCTACGTTTTGCCTGGCATCATATTTTAATTGTCTTGTAAGGTAATCGTTGACAATGAATTTGATTAATTCTAAGTAGATTACGTAGAGAAAAATAATACGGTGGTAAATTAATGACAAAGATTTTGAATGATGTTTTGACAATTGATGCTGATACTAGGGCTGAGGTTGTAAATAAAGTTGCGGAGATAATGCGGGATATATTTGTATTTCCGGAAAGTGGTGTGGAGATGAGTGATTTTGTTTCAAAGAAGCTTGCTGGTGGTGAATATGATGAGTTTGGTGAGATCAAGCCATTTTGCTCCAAACTAACAGAAGATCTGCGATCAATTTGTCATGACAAGCATCTCTTTGTGTTTTACAATCCGGAAGAAGCTGTTGAAGTACGGGCAGCTAAAAACCTGCTTTCAGAAGCAGAAACTGCCAAAGTGAAAGCTATGTACAAGGTCTGGTATGAAAGGCAGAATTACGGATTCCAGAAAGTTGAGATTTTGAAGGGTAATATAGGTTATCTTAAGCTCGATACTTTCCCGGGAATTAGGGGTGCTGATACCTGTATAAGTGCAATGGGTTTTCTGGAAAATACAAATGCGATAATTATTGATCTGCGTGATAATGGTGGTGGAGAAGGATTTGATGGGCTACTTTCGAGTTATTTTTTTACTGCGGAAAAGGTTCTGCTGGGATCGGCAAAATATCGTGATCCTGCTCTAAACACAGAAAGCTGGACATTGCCTTATGTCCCCGGAAAGCGTCTGCCAGAGATCGATCTTTATATTCTGACAAGTTCACGGACATTTTCCGCTGCGGAAGGATTTACTTATGACCTTCAGCAATTAAAACGGGCAGTTGTGGTGGGTGAAACCACAAAAGGTGGAGCACATCCCATTGATGTACTGATAGTTAAAGGTGATATTTTGACACAGGTTCCGATAGGTTGCTCATATAATCCGATATCTAAAAAGAACTGGGAAAAAAGCGGAGTGATACCGGATATTGTTACGAGTGATGATGCTGCATTGAAAACTGCTCATATTACTGCTTTGGAGAAGGTGATTGGGAAGATTGGGGATGAGGAATATAAGAAGCAACTTAGTAAGGTTTTGGAGGGTTTGAAAGTTTAACCCACTTTGTGCAGTAGGATTTCACAAATAGCGCTAAGTTTCTGGCAGAGGGAAAGCAATTACGCTTTCCCTCTGCTATCATATGACACTATTTCATCAATATCATCTTCTTGATAGAAGAATAATTTTTTGTATCTAGTTTATAGAAATATATTCCGCTGGGAACATCGTTGTTGTTATTATCCTTTCCATTCCAGGTCTCGGAGTAATAATCGGCATTTTTTGTTTCATTGACCAGAGTTTTTACCAATTGTCCCCTTGTGTTATATATCCTTATGCTTACTTTTCCCGGTTCATCGATAGTGTATTCGATGATCGTTGTTGGATTGAACGGATTTGGGTAATTACCTTTCAATTCAGTAACCAGAGTCAGGGTTCCATCCTCAATTCCAGTACTCGGGGTAAGTTCAATATCGAGACCTAATGTTTCATTTGGCAATATTACAATATCTTCGGGATAAGTATAGAACAGATAATCTTCGTGTTCACAAGTCAATTGGTATATTCCCGGAAGGATATCGAGGGAAAAATCCCCTTGAATATCTGTTATCGCCTGTAGGGTGTCTAGTGCAATTATCGCATTTTCCACGGGGATCATTGTTTCGCTATTGATCACTGTTCCCGTAAGTGTTCCGTTTAAGGGGATCAGCTCAATATCGACATTTACCGTTTCATTTGCTATGACATTGATAATTTCGGGATATGTAAAGAGTTGATAGTCTTCATGTTCACAAGTCAACTGATATTCTCCCTGAAGGATATCGAGTGAAAAGTTTCCCTGAATATCTGTCATTGCCAGATATGTACCCATGGTAATTAACGCATTTTCCACAGGTGTCATTGTCTGGCTGTCAATCACGGTTCCTGTAACAGCTCCGTTAATCGGGATCAGCTCAATTTCGAGTTCCAGTGTTTCATTTGGTAATACGATAATATCTTCGGAATATGTATAGAACAGGTAATCTTCGTGTTCACAGGTCAATTGATATTCTCCAGGAAAGATATCGATCACAAATTCTCCATGAACATCCGTTATTGCCTGGCATGTGTCCAGTGTAATTATTGCATTTTCCACAAAAGCCAATGTTTCGCTATTGATTATGGTACCTTCAACAGTTCCATTTGGAATGATCATCGGATAACCTTCTGTCCATTCCGCCCCATTGATCAATCCTGTATGACCATTTCCAGTAAAGTCAATTGCCTCATTTCCGCTTCCAGATTCAAATCTCCATAAGGCAACTAATCCCGGTTCCACTCCAGTTAAAGGAATTGTCATATCGCCAAAAATCTCTTCCTCTGAATGAGCAACATTCCACAGGCGCACTTCATCAATGACGCCATTCCAATGCCTGTCAACATAGCTATCCCAGTGAGAGCCAATTCTTATATCTATATTTGACGGGATAATCGAGCCGTCATAAGGTGTGGAACCCTCCTCAACACCGTTTATGAAAATTCTAATTGCTGATCCATCGAAAGTTCCTGCAACATGTGTCCATGTATCTAATGGTATTGAACCTGCTGGAGCACTTGCGCTTAGCCAGTTGTTATTTGTGCCGATCTGGAATTGAGGAGTATTTAAATCAACATAGTTATCTATTCTCAAAATATAACCTGCTTCACTATTTGACCAATCTTCGTTTCCAATTATTGTTGGTATATCGGTTAAAGAATTCAGCTTTACCCATGCTTCCACAGTTATTGTAGATGTGGGATTAAGAGCAGGATCAGAAGACACCACCACTTCATCATCAATTCCATCGAAATAAAGGGCATTGTCATTCTCAGTATCGATATAGACAATTGTTACCTGGTTTGAAGATATGCTCTCAAAACCACCTTCATAGACTGCAGTAACATGATATGAATAAATTCCGAAGGCGATGTTTTCATCAGTGAAAAATAAATCAGTAACAATATCTGCATTGATCACTTCTTCATTATTATAGACATTATAACCGATAAGGTTAGTTTGTTCTGATGGTGGTTCCCAATCCATAATCACATCATTGTCAACCAAAACAGCCGTGAAATTAGTTGGAGGTAGATCGATAGCAGAGATGGCAAGATTAAAGATATTCCAGAAATCATAATTGGCTGAAGATGAGCCATAACTCCGAAATCTTAATTGAACTTCTTCCCCAATATAATCCTCTATAGAAAGCGTAAGCTCTTCTCCACCTATAACACCCCAATTTCCCTGTGTCAGGTTCCAGCTCCAAATAACGTCCTCTGAACCATTATAAATAATGCTGATCTCTCCCATCTCATCAACAGCGCTGTTTTCCTGAAGATATTGAGTGACAATGCATTCAGAAACATTTTGAGGTAAAGGTATCACTGGTGAAGTTGCTGAAAGATCGTAAGATGTAATTTCAGGTTCACCGGATAATATAAGCATATCATTTGCAATACTCCAATTATCATCAAAAGTCCAGGTTCCCGGATCAGTTTCAAAGGTTTCTGCCCAAATTATTGATTGAGAATACATAAATGAGGAAAAAAGTAGAAACAAAATCAATAACACTATATTTTTCATAATGCCCTCCATATTTATATAACTACCAGATCATAATAATGAAGCAATAATAAAAAATCAAGTCAAGAGATTTCTTCCTGATGGATAATTTGCTTGTGACGAGACTGTTCTGTCTTTGTTATTGATTTATCCCTGAAAGGGATTCACAATAATAGCCCCAGGTCGGCACGAAGTGACTACCTGGGGTTTATGATATAATAAGGCACCCCTCCCCCAAACACCGGCGTAGCCGGTGTTTGGGGGAGGGGAAGTAGTGGTGGGTATATTTTACCCCAGGTAGTTGAAATACAACAACCTGGGGCTATTATAGTTATTCCCCTGTCAGGGAATCTGTCAATTTCAGAAAAATTGACAGATATGATGCATATGTGCACTTTTATGTAGCAAAAATTGAAAACCTGCAACGATATCAATTACTTAAGTTGAACAGTCTCCTTGTGACCTTCAGCAATTAAAACGGGCAGTTGTGGTGGGTGAAACCACTAAAGGTGGAGCACATCCCATTGATGTACTAATTGTAAAAGGTGACATTTTAACACAGGTTCCGATTGGTTGCTCATATAATCCGATATCCAAAACGAACTGGGAAGAAACCGGAGTGATACCGCATATAGCGACTACTTCAGAGGAAGCGCTCCATACTGCACATATCACAGCATTAGAGAAAGTGAACCTTAAAACTACAGATCAGGAATATAAAGAAGAGCTGAATAAAATACTTGTGGATCTGAATAAATAATCTGAGATCAACCATTTCGAAGGTGTGAACACCATCCGAAAGGTTTTAGAGGGATAAAAAACTTAATACTTGAAATCAGGGATCAGATATTAGATTCTAATAATAATATTCATTCTAAATATTTATGGAACAAATTATGCACGTAAAACTAATGCAAAAGACGTTAACGTAAGCCGAAATTAATATAAGTGTTAAAAAGTGAAGAATAATTAACTAAAATCAGGCAGTGGGAGATGAAACCGTTTACGGGATGTATTGTTTGTTTACAATAATGTTGCCATTGTGTCAGTCGTGAAAGGATTGAATATTGGAGGCTCGGATGAAGAAATTATTTTTGTTATTAGTGTTATGTATCATAGTAAATTTAAGCGGTTTTATTTGTTGGGAAGAGAGTGGTAAACTGGTTCGTCCAGTATCAAATCTGAATTATTCCGGAGCAGTAACGACGCTTGTGGATGGCAGTTTTATGTTGCTATGGAGTGATGCCGGTAATGGCGAACAGCAGATGAAGATCCAGAAAGTGAGTGAGAGTGGAGATATTGAGTGGACAGAGCCGCTAATGGTTGTTGATGAGGAATTATATTATCCCAATGGAGAAATGATCTGCGAGACTACCAGTGGAGATGTTGTGATAGCGTGGCATGAGCAAACTAATCCGAGGGAAATGAGATTTCAGCGTTTTGATACAGCAGGTAACCGTTTGTGGGGCGAAGATGGTATAACCATATATCCAACAGCATCTTATTTTAGTCCAAAGTGGAAGATGATCAGCAGTGAAGAAGATGGCGTATATGTTGGTTGGGTTTGTAACGAGACAGTATATGGAATATATCTGGAGGAAGATGGCAGTATTGGAGAAAACTGGTCAGAGAATGGGGAAGTTATTCTTACCGGAGTTATGGACAATAGTATACAGGTGATCGGAGATGGATTTGGGGGAATAGTAATCGGGAGTCTATCTGAGAGTGGAAATGAGCTTATGCTTCAAAGGTGTGGTATCAATGCTGATCAATATTGGGGAATAAATGGCATAATACATGAGGAATTAGGCTCAGAGGATGATTTTGCCATATTGAACTGGGAAGAAGGAGAGTATGCAGTAATAGTGAGACAA
Protein-coding sequences here:
- a CDS encoding S41 family peptidase, yielding MTKILNDVLTIDADTRAEVVNKVAEIMRDIFVFPESGVEMSDFVSKKLAGGEYDEFGEIKPFCSKLTEDLRSICHDKHLFVFYNPEEAVEVRAAKNLLSEAETAKVKAMYKVWYERQNYGFQKVEILKGNIGYLKLDTFPGIRGADTCISAMGFLENTNAIIIDLRDNGGGEGFDGLLSSYFFTAEKVLLGSAKYRDPALNTESWTLPYVPGKRLPEIDLYILTSSRTFSAAEGFTYDLQQLKRAVVVGETTKGGAHPIDVLIVKGDILTQVPIGCSYNPISKKNWEKSGVIPDIVTSDDAALKTAHITALEKVIGKIGDEEYKKQLSKVLEGLKV
- a CDS encoding LamG-like jellyroll fold domain-containing protein, translated to MKNIVLLILFLLFSSFMYSQSIIWAETFETDPGTWTFDDNWSIANDMLILSGEPEITSYDLSATSPVIPLPQNVSECIVTQYLQENSAVDEMGEISIIYNGSEDVIWSWNLTQGNWGVIGGEELTLSIEDYIGEEVQLRFRSYGSSSANYDFWNIFNLAISAIDLPPTNFTAVLVDNDVIMDWEPPSEQTNLIGYNVYNNEEVINADIVTDLFFTDENIAFGIYSYHVTAVYEGGFESISSNQVTIVYIDTENDNALYFDGIDDEVVVSSDPALNPTSTITVEAWVKLNSLTDIPTIIGNEDWSNSEAGYILRIDNYVDLNTPQFQIGTNNNWLSASAPAGSIPLDTWTHVAGTFDGSAIRIFINGVEEGSTPYDGSIIPSNIDIRIGSHWDSYVDRHWNGVIDEVRLWNVAHSEEEIFGDMTIPLTGVEPGLVALWRFESGSGNEAIDFTGNGHTGLINGAEWTEGYPMIIPNGTVEGTIINSETLAFVENAIITLDTCQAITDVHGEFVIDIFPGEYQLTCEHEDYLFYTYSEDIIVLPNETLELEIELIPINGAVTGTVIDSQTMTPVENALITMGTYLAMTDIQGNFSLDILQGEYQLTCEHEDYQLFTYPEIINVIANETVNVDIELIPLNGTLTGTVINSETMIPVENAIIALDTLQAITDIQGDFSLDILPGIYQLTCEHEDYLFYTYPEDIVILPNETLGLDIELTPSTGIEDGTLTLVTELKGNYPNPFNPTTIIEYTIDEPGKVSIRIYNTRGQLVKTLVNETKNADYYSETWNGKDNNNNDVPSGIYFYKLDTKNYSSIKKMILMK